From one Solanum stenotomum isolate F172 chromosome 12, ASM1918654v1, whole genome shotgun sequence genomic stretch:
- the LOC125849361 gene encoding protein trichome birefringence-like 19, which translates to MELLPFWRNFSTAQRTPRILILVSLTLIILGLIPLYHPFYRYPANLVVEHSSKITSPLSYGTTTTKYQKIIEQDDEDTCDVFIGEWVRNPDAPYYTNMTCWAIHEHQNCMKYGRPDTDFLKWRWKPKGCDLPIFNPYQFLDMMRNKSMAFIGDSVGRNQMQSLICLLSRVEYPIDISYDTDQNFRRWKYTTYNFTLAAYWSPFLVTVKESDPDGPSHTGLFNLYLDEPDPKWTTQIENEQFNYLIINSAHWYTRCSIYYEKNQIIGCHYCGLPNITDLSINYGYQKALKTTLKAINSLENFKGVTFVRTIAPSHFEGGEWNKGGNCVRQGPFRSNETTLDGISLEFYRTQVEEFKVAAKEGKKKGKRFRLLDMTQAMLLRPDGHPSKYGHWPNANVVLYNDCVHWCLPGPIDTWSDFLLHMLKLEGRRALEESLQLK; encoded by the exons atgGAGCTTCTTCCTTTTTGGAGAAACTTCAGTACAGCTCAGAGAACTCCAAGAATATTAATTCTTGTTTCCTTAACATTAATCATTCTTGGTCTTATTCCTCTTTACCATCCTTTCTATAGGTACCCTGCGAATTTAGTCGTAGAGCATTCTTCTAAAATTACATCACCACTATCATATGgtactactactactaagtACCAAAAGATAATAGAACAGGATGATGAAGACACGTGTGATGTATTTATTGGAGAGTGGGTTCGTAACCCGGATGCTCCATATTATACGAACATGACATGTTGGGCGATCCACGAACACCAAAATTGCATGAAATACGGGAGGCCCGATACCGACTTCTTGAAATGGAGATGGAAGCCTAAAGGGTGCGATCTACCAATTTTTAACCCGTATCAATTTTTGGATATGATGAGAAATAAGTCTATGGCATTTATTGGAGATTCAGTCGGAAGAAATCAAATGCAGTCTTTAATTTGCCTCTTGTCTCGG GTGGAATATCCGATTGATATTTCTTATGACACAGATCAAAATTTCAGAAGGTGGAAATACACGACATATAATTTCACCTTAGCAGCATATTGGTCACCATTTTTGGTCACGGTTAAAGAATCAGACCCTGATGGTCCTAGCCATACAGGACTTTTCAATCTTTATCTTGATGAACCTGATCCAAAATGGACTACTCAAATTGAAAatgaacaattcaattatttgatAATCAATTCTGCTCATTGGTACACAAGGTGCAGTATCTACTacgaaaaaaatcaaataattggGTGTCATTACTGTGGACTACCAAATATTACTGATCTCTCAATAAATTATGGCTATCAAAAAGCACTTAAAACAACGCTAAAAGCCATAAATAGTTTAGAGAATTTTAAAGGTGTTACTTTTGTTAGGACAATTGCACCTTCTCATTTTGAAGGTGGTGAATGGAATAAAGGTGGAAATTGTGTGAGACAAGGTCCATTTAGAAGTAATGAGACAACATTGGATGGTATAAGTTTGGAATTTTATAGGACACAAGTTGAAGAATTTAAGGTTGCAGCTAAGGAAGGGAAGAAAAAAGGTAAAAGGTTTAGATTATTGGATATGACACAAGCAATGTTGTTGAGACCAGATGGTCATCCTAGTAAATATGGACATTGGCCAAATGCTAATGTGGTTTTGTATAATGATTGTGTGCATTGGTGTTTGCCTGGTCCTATTGATACTTGGAGTGATTTCTTGCTTCATATGTTGAAGTTAGAGGGAAGGAGAGCTCTTGAAGAAAGTCTTCAATTGAAATAA